Within the Halarcobacter mediterraneus genome, the region GGAGCTTACAAGAGTTTGGAAGTTAGTACCTACTGGTGAAAAAACTTTTGATGCAACTGCAGGAGATATAGTAGGAACTGCTAAAATGCAAGCTTTAGGGAATACAGTTATGATGGATTATGTAATGAGAGTTCCTTATAATGATAGCACTATAGATATTAGTGTAAAAGACTGGCTTCATTTACAAGAAGATGGTGTAATTATAAACCACTCAAAAATGAAAAAGTTTGGCTTTACAGTTGGAGAACTAGTTATTACAATAATAAAAGATTTTCCTAATTGACATATTTATCCTACAAAAAAACATTATATTAACATAAAATAGTCCCTAAAGAACTTGAATATAAGATTTTGTTTATTTCCCTACTTTAAAATCTTTCAAGTTCTTTTCTATTCTAATTACTTTTTAATATAAGATTCAAGACAATATCATAAATGAAAATCTAAGGATAATAATGAAAATCGTTTTAACAATTGCTGGAAGTGACAGTAGTGGTGGAGCTGGTATTCAAGCTGATTTAAAAACATTTGAAGCTTTTGGAGTATTTGCTTGCAGTGCTTTGACTGTTTTAACAGCCCAAAACACTCAAGGAGTAAGTAATATTCAAGAAATCTCACCAGAGTTTGTACAAGAACAAATACAGAAAGTTTTAGAAGATTTTGATATAAGTGCTATAAAAATAGGAATGCTTTTTTCAAATGAAATTATTGATATTGTAAGAGAAACTATCAAAGATTTAAATATTCCCATAATTTTTGATCCAGTATTTATTTCAAAAGCAGGTTCAAAACTTCTAAATGATGATGCAATTGAAAACTTAAAATCTTTATTCCCTTATGCTAATATCATTACTCCAAACCTTTATGAGGCAAAAGAGTTATTTGATTATGATTTATTAAATGAAAAAGCAATTAATGAAATTTCAAAATTACCTTGTAAGGTAGTAATAAAAAATGATATTATAAAAAAAGATAATGAAGATTTTAGTATGGACACACTTTTTGACAAAGAAAACAAAAAAGTTTTTTATACAAAATTAGTTTCAACAGACAATAATCACGGAACAGGTTGTAGCTTTTCAAGTGCAATTGCAGCAAATATTGCCTTAGGTAAGTCTTTAGAAGAAGCTATTAAGATTTCAAAAGAGTTTATATATCAAGCTATTTTAAATGCTCCAAATATAGGTCATGGAAAAGGGCCAATCGCCCATAAAAAAGGAAAAG harbors:
- a CDS encoding DUF3833 domain-containing protein, with amino-acid sequence MKNLNRFFSIFLIALAILFFTGCSKMQIEDFKNKSPEFVPQEYFNGKLTAYGLVKDRSGKIIRTFKGTLIGSWDENGVGTLNEEFLYDDGEELTRVWKLVPTGEKTFDATAGDIVGTAKMQALGNTVMMDYVMRVPYNDSTIDISVKDWLHLQEDGVIINHSKMKKFGFTVGELVITIIKDFPN
- the thiD gene encoding bifunctional hydroxymethylpyrimidine kinase/phosphomethylpyrimidine kinase; the protein is MKIVLTIAGSDSSGGAGIQADLKTFEAFGVFACSALTVLTAQNTQGVSNIQEISPEFVQEQIQKVLEDFDISAIKIGMLFSNEIIDIVRETIKDLNIPIIFDPVFISKAGSKLLNDDAIENLKSLFPYANIITPNLYEAKELFDYDLLNEKAINEISKLPCKVVIKNDIIKKDNEDFSMDTLFDKENKKVFYTKLVSTDNNHGTGCSFSSAIAANIALGKSLEEAIKISKEFIYQAILNAPNIGHGKGPIAHKKGKECLKD